DNA from Podospora pseudopauciseta strain CBS 411.78 chromosome 5 map unlocalized CBS411.78m_5, whole genome shotgun sequence:
CGATGGCGTCAAAACCCGCAGGCGCCGCTTCATCTAGCGCCGTCCAGCCGCCCATATCGCGGATCAGACTGTTTGCCCCAAGTTGGAGAAGGCGCTCTACGACGGTTGTTTGCCCTTCTTTTGCTGCATCGATCAAGGCGGTACGGCCGTTGGGTGAGTCGGTAACGTCTATCGTGGCACCTCGCTCGGCCAGCAGCTTCACAACTTTCTCGTATCCATTGAACGCTGCTGCGTGCAGCGCCGTGTGATGCTCTCCGCCTCGAGCATCAACATCCGCTCCGTGGTCAATAAGCAGTGTCGCGCACTCTTCATGGCCGTAGCAGCATGCCCCTTGCAGTGCGTATCCGTAATCACCCGCATACTGGTTTACCTGGGCTCCTTTAGCAAGCAACACTTTGATGACATCCCGATGTCCTTTGCAGGCTGCTGCCTGCAGAGCTGTCCCGTACCGGCCGCCTACAGCATCAACATCTAGCCCTTGGGCGAGTAGCTGTCTGACTGAATCAGCCAGGCCGGCGTGGGCAGCGTAGTACAGAGCCGATGGTAGCGACTCGACGGACCGGTAGATATCGGGATTGTGAATCCACGGCGTGTCTGGATCAAAATACCTGATGTACTTTTgaggggtggtgagaagCTCCACGCAAAGACAGTTTAGGTTGATGTGCACATCATTTTCCCCCAGAAGCTGTtgggagatggtgggagaTAGACCAAAGACTCTCAGGACCTGAGTGATAAGTTCAATGATCAACAGCGACATAATTATCAGCGTGCCAGATGACTGATCAGTCGCAGCGGCGGTGGTTGCAGCGGTGGTTGCAGCGGTGGTTGTAACATGGACATGATAGGACCAGAACTGCGCAGCATATCGGGCAAGCGGGTAGGTCTTTGGGGAATCCTCTGGGGTGTCGATTTGCTGGAGGTAGACAATACACGCTTCCGCTATGCTCTGGTGTGCTGATAGTTCCGTTATATGGAAAATCTTCGCCGGCGAACCGACAATCTTGCTCCCTGTAAGGTAGTCTCGGACGGACAAGTGGGCTAGCCGCAGCTCTTTGTGCGGCTCGCCTTTTGACTTgaccagcaccaccgagACCAGATTGCTATGCTTGTGAATGAATCTCGTTGCATTTACTAACCGTCGCCGGGGATCGTAGTGCGGCCGCGAATTCGTCCCTTGGTCAATCGCAAACACTTCGGCCATTTCGTCGAGCTTCAGCGGCCGCTTTGAGTAACACAACCATTGCAAAATATGGCGAAACCCTTgactcctcctctcttcgACTGTCAAGAGCTCCCTTTCGTAGATCTCTTCGAGCGTGGCGGGTAAGGACTTGAGAGCTTCATCTAGTTCTTGGATGGTATGACACCCCCACAGGACCTGAAGCTGGCAAGCAACCCATCTGAAGCTGAGGCAGGCAACAATTATCAGCTATGAAagatacttttttttttctgttttttttttgttttgtttttggctgGCAGCAGACTCACTTTCCGTGCGATGCTTCAATAAGGGATTCCGCAATCTTGTCTCTTTCGGGCGAATTCCAATCGCTAAACATCCCATTTTCATCTGACAGTGTTGCCAGGACATGATGTTTGACGTCCTCGCCGAGACCACTTTCAATAGATATGGTGCGGCTATCCCAGTCGCGTTTCGGAATCTCCACACCGAGCTCTGTTCGACTCGTAAGCAGAACACGAAGTTGAGGCAGCTTCCATTGGCCGACCATGATGTTGAGGAATTTGAGAAACTCCACCTTCTCTTTGCTTTCGTCTACGGCATCGATAACAAGATAACACGGCGAGAAAAACTCGATGATGTTACGGAGTGTTTGGCAGAGCTCTTCCACCGTCGGCTGTGTTGTTCCATTCCGGTGTCGCTTGTATAGTGTTTTGAGGGGTTGTGTTACCGAACGATTTTGCATTTGTGCCGATAGTTGCACAATGAGCGACCGGACGAGTGTGTGGTGATCTTGAGATGTCGAGGCGTCCGTAAAGTCAAAGTAAAAGTAGGCGATCCCTGAAGTCGCCTGATGCTGGCAGTGATCAATGAGGTGGTTGATTATCGTGGAGCTGGAGAGTTGTCAGTGGCCATGGTTACATTTACCGCCAGGAAATTATTAGCTACATGCCAGAGAACAGTCTTCCCACACCCCGCTGAAAGAAAATCCTAGGTCAGTTGGCCCCCGTTCAATTTGCATATAGACCGCTCCTCCTGTCGGTAACTTCTTCACTTACCTCTGCCTTGTATCCAGAGCACGGAGCGTAACGATTCCTTCCAGGTCCAAAATTCGTTTTCGTTGTTATCGACGAACCAGGCACCCGTGTCGTCCTTGCGTTTGGACGAGGCAATAAATTGTCTCTGGGACGGATTAGGCGGATCAAGCCAACGCAGTATCTCCTTGGAATCCTCTTTCTCGTAGTATTGGTTCATTGTATCCAAAATCCTATTGTTCTGGCGTCTGTTCCATATTAGCGTGGCTGAGGAGCATCACAGAACTGAGGTGACGTACATCAAAATGGAGGTTGCAGCTTGGTGAAGAATCTCGTTGGCTTTCGATACATTATCGCGCAAGTCCTTCAAGGTTTTTTCCTTGAACGGATACAGTGTCCGCTTAAATCTGGTGAATAACTTGATGTTGTCCACCGGTGGATTGCGCCCGTTATCAGAACCGGTGACATgcttgagctcctcctcgagcgCCGTGATCCTATCACGACAAGCCTTAACTGGCCCCTCGGCCGGGGCCTCCACCTCAAGCCTACTGCCACCATCTTTGATAGCAGCGTCAAGGTTCTATCATACTAGTTAGCGAGAAAGCTCTGT
Protein-coding regions in this window:
- a CDS encoding uncharacterized protein (COG:I; EggNog:ENOG50KOG4177), which codes for MAETIGLAASLAGLVTAGLAVCKGLTEYYKTYKSAEKDIQFLCEEVDNLTRILQNLDAAIKDGGSRLEVEAPAEGPVKACRDRITALEEELKHVTGSDNGRNPPVDNIKLFTRFKRTLYPFKEKTLKDLRDNVSKANEILHQAATSILIRQNNRILDTMNQYYEKEDSKEILRWLDPPNPSQRQFIASSKRKDDTGAWFVDNNENEFWTWKESLRSVLWIQGRAGCGKTVLCSTIINHLIDHCQHQATSGIAYFYFDFTDASTSQDHHTLVRSLIVQLSAQMQNRSVTQPLKTLYKRHRNGTTQPTVEELCQTLRNIIEFFSPCYLVIDAVDESKEKVEFLKFLNIMVGQWKLPQLRVLLTSRTELGVEIPKRDWDSRTISIESGLGEDVKHHVLATLSDENGMFSDWNSPERDKIAESLIEASHGNFRWVACQLQVLWGCHTIQELDEALKSLPATLEEIYERELLTVEERRSQGFRHILQWLCYSKRPLKLDEMAEVFAIDQGTNSRPHYDPRRRLVNATRFIHKHSNLVSVVLVKSKGEPHKELRLAHLSVRDYLTGSKIVGSPAKIFHITELSAHQSIAEACIVYLQQIDTPEDSPKTYPLARYAAQFWSYHVHVTTTAATTAAATDQSSGTLIIMSLLIIELITQVLRVFGLSPTISQQLLGENDVHINLNCLCVELLTTPQKYIRYFDPDTPWIHNPDIYRSVESLPSALYYAAHAGLADSVRQLLAQGLDVDAVGGRYGTALQAAACKGHRDVIKVLLAKGAQVNQYAGDYGYALQGACCYGHEECATLLIDHGADVDARGGEHHTALHAAAFNGYEKVVKLLAERGATIDVTDSPNGRTALIDAAKEGQTTVVERLLQLGANSLIRDMGGWTALDEAAPAGFDAIVRILVEHNPSILTSRDLGDYSALDHTAGQHHVSTVRLLSEMGIDVNSKTNEGRTALFKAVKSGNRAVVDLLIQHGAVVSLTDRGGWSALHIAAHHGQVEAGEALLQAGAPIHGGPDGWTPLHISILRKRTCFVKMLLESGADAQAKTVNGVSVMDCVDLHHEYLAEPEKGRLKIDNMWLTRTGLRSAASHGKDARIRDLLDRGADINARDEGGFTALMWAVDGGHLSTVRLLVENGADLDARSDQEGNTALMLAAMQANPSSVMHLLVEHGADVNVRNNDGESAMSYLDKHKQADCIKLLCEYGYREEETPREMPVLDPSQEVLQNIRKLLEESINHVR